The Kluyveromyces marxianus DMKU3-1042 DNA, complete genome, chromosome 6 genome window below encodes:
- the RNH201 gene encoding ribonuclease H2 catalytic subunit RNH201 produces the protein MSIPPTVAGSLGSLHSKTYHSEIPASLLSTDEEIILGVDEAGRGPVMGPMVYGISYCTRKYEKEVVCKYGFDDSKKLTDQVRQKLFAKIYNGEIDGIGYATTAITACDISSGMLRFPPEKNYNLNQQAHDVTISLIDDVLKSGVKIGHVYVDTVGPPSTYQKKLEERFPQCKITVAKKADSIYPIVSVASVVAKVTRDVILIGSKKTPDEILGSGYPGDAKTVQWLKQEMTPLMGWSPYMVRFSWQTCETMLSKSTDTVPIEWEEDAMTKKKMQWAPEIKNKPISLDSWYQ, from the coding sequence ATGAGTATCCCACCTACAGTAGCGGGATCTTTAGGTTCGCTGCATTCAAAAACATACCATTCAGAGATACCTGCGTCTCTATTATCCACTGATGAAGAGATTATTCTGGGTGTAGATGAAGCTGGAAGAGGTCCTGTAATGGGGCCTATGGTTTATGGTATTAGCTACTGCACAAGAAAGTatgagaaagaagttgtttGTAAATACGGGTTCGATGACTCGAAGAAACTAACCGATCAAGTTAGACAAAAACTGTTCGCTAAGATATACAATGGTGAGATCGATGGTATCGGTTATGCAACGACGGCAATTACAGCATGTGACATAAGCAGTGGCATGCTGAGGTTTCCcccagaaaaaaattataattTGAATCAACAAGCGCACGATGTAACGATATCTCTCATCGATGACGTTTTGAAGTCCGGAGTAAAAATAGGACATGTATACGTAGACACTGTTGGTCCGCCATCAacatatcaaaaaaaactaGAGGAGCGATTCCCTCAATGCAAAATAACCGTAGCAAAAAAAGCAGATTCTATTTACCCAATTGTTAGTGTCGCTAGTGTCGTTGCCAAAGTGACAAGAGACGTTATCCTCATAGGAAGCAAGAAAACCCCGGACGAAATCTTGGGATCTGGATATCCTGGTGATGCAAAAACAGTCCAATGgttgaaacaagaaatgaCACCATTGATGGGTTGGTCCCCATACATGGTCAGGTTTTCGTGGCAGACGTGTGAAACAATGCTCTCAAAGAGCACCGACACAGTGCCAATCGAGTGGGAAGAAGATGCtatgacaaaaaaaaagatgcAATGGGCCCcggaaatcaaaaacaaaccCATATCCTTGGATTCCTGGTACCAGTAG
- the LAT1 gene encoding dihydrolipoyllysine-residue acetyltransferase produces MSALLTRITPRVGALACAARLQLRTYAAYPPHTIVGMPALSPTMTQGNLAAWSKNVGDKLAPGEVLAEIETDKAQMDFEFQEDGYLAKILVPAGTKDIPVGKPIAVYVEEESDVPAFADFSVADADSGAAPAAKEEAPKEEAPKEEAKPAETKPAPKKAASSSSSAPSGRIFASPLAKNIALEHGVALKDVKGTGPNGRITKDDVEAFLASAKSAAPAASSAGAAAGAAPAATASYEDVPITNMRQIIGDRLLHSTQSIPSYIVSSQISVSKLLKLRQSLNATAKDQYKLSINDILVKAIAVAAKRCPDANAYWMPEQGVIRKFNNVDVSVAVATPTGLLTPIVKNAEAKGLVSISKEIKDLGKRAKENKLKPEEFQGGTICISNLGMNPAVTMFTSIINPPQSTILAIGTVNKVPVEDSGAEFGFTFDEKINITGTFDHRTIDGAKGGEFMRELKKVIENPLELLL; encoded by the coding sequence atgTCTGCTCTACTTACCAGAATCACTCCAAGAGTGGGTGCCCTTGCTTGTGCTGCTAGATTGCAATTGAGAACTTATGCTGCATACCCACCACACACCATTGTTGGTATGCCAGCTTTGTCTCCTACCATGACCCAAGGTAACTTGGCTGCGTGGAGCAAGAACGTTGGTGACAAACTAGCACCAGGTGAAGTTTTGGCTGAGATTGAGACTGACAAGGCTCAAATGGATTTTGAGTTCCAAGAAGATGGTTACTTGGCTAAGATTTTGGTTCCAGCTGGTACCAAGGACATCCCAGTTGGTAAGCCAATTGCTGTTTacgttgaagaagagtctGACGTCCCAGCCTTTGCTGACTTCTCTGTCGCTGATGCTGACTCCGGTGCTGCTCCAGCTGCCAAGGAAGAGGCTccaaaggaagaagctCCAAAGGAAGAAGCCAAGCCAGCTGAAACCAAGCCAGCTCCTAAGAAGGCtgcttcatcttcttcctccgCCCCATCTGGTAGAATCTTCGCTTCCCCATTAGCCAAGAACATTGCATTGGAACACGGTGTTGCTTTGAAGGATGTGAAGGGTACTGGTCCAAATGGTAGAATCACCAAGGATGATGTCGAAGCCTTCTTGGCCTCTGCTAAGTCTGCAGCTCCTGCCGCTTCCTCTGCTGGTGCCGCTGCTGGTGCCGCTCCAGCCGCCACCGCTTCTTACGAGGACGTTCCAATCACCAACATGAGACAAATCATTGGTGACCGTTTGTTGCACTCTACCCAATCGATCCCATCTTACATCGTTTCTTCTCAAATCAGTGTTTCCAAGCTATTGAAGTTGAGACAATCCTTGAACGCTACTGCTAAGGACCAATACAAGTTGTCTATTAACGATATCTTGGTCAAGGCTATTGCCGTTGCAGCTAAGAGATGTCCTGATGCTAACGCCTACTGGATGCCAGAACAAGGTGTTATCAGaaagttcaacaacgtTGATGTGtctgttgctgttgctaCCCCAACCGGTTTGTTGACTCCAATTGTCAAGAACGCCGAAGCTAAGGGTCTAGTCTCTATCTCCAAGGAAATTAAGGACTTGGGTAAGCGTGCTAAGGAAAACAAATTAAAGCCAGAAGAATTCCAAGGTGGTACCATTTGTATTTCCAACTTGGGTATGAACCCAGCTGTTACTATGTTCACATCCATCATTAACCCACCTCAATCTACCATTTTGGCTATCGGTACCGTTAACAAGGTTCCTGTAGAAGATTCTGGTGCCGAATTCGGTTTCACCTTTGACGAAAAGATTAACATCACTGGTACCTTCGACCACAGAACTATCGATGGTGCTAAGGGTGGTGAATTCATGagagaattgaagaaggtcATTGAAAACCCATTggaattgttgttgtaa
- the TOM7 gene encoding Tom7p, translated as MAFLPSFILSDESKERITKILNLTQTVAHYGWLPFILYLGWTHTSNRPHPLNLLSPLPSV; from the coding sequence ATGGCATTTTTACCATCTTTCATTCTGTCCGATGAATCCAAGGAGCGTATCACCAAGATTCTAAACCTAACCCAAACTGTTGCTCACTACGGTTGGTTGCCATTCATTCTATATTTGGGCTGGACACACACTTCGAACAGACCTCATCCATTGAACCTATTGTCTCCTTTGCCAAGTGTTTAA
- the FLX1 gene encoding flavin adenine dinucleotide transporter FLX1, whose amino-acid sequence MDSNSRSSLSPLQKEVASGLTAGIITTIVTHPLDLIKLRLQLAAINSKPVSYYSQVQQVLKDGNGLNHTLKEAYRGLAINVLGNAIAWGLYFGLYRVSKDLVYSMSSYTNQENKFMNDRQMSSTLYLFSAGASGLATAVLTNPMWVIKTRIMSTNSSHGYSSISNAICRICKEEGIKTFWKGLLPSLLGVSQGALYFSIYDTLKLKYLHDKTAVKERKLTAGETIGIISLSKMISVSTVYPLQLLKTNLQAFKSQNNENSSTKALIRSIWARNGLSGFYKGLMANLIRAIPSTCITFGTYEHFKHIL is encoded by the coding sequence ATGGACAGTAACTCCCGTTCTTCTTTAAGTCCACTTCAAAAAGAGGTTGCCTCTGGATTGACTGCAGGAATAATTACTACTATAGTAACCCATCCTCTAGATTTGATAAAGCTACGATTACAACTAGCAGCAATAAACTCCAAACCAGTAAGCTACTATTCGCAAGTTCAACAGGTACTTAAGGATGGGAATGGGCTTAATCATACGCTAAAGGAAGCATACCGGGGACTAGCCATCAATGTTTTGGGTAATGCCATTGCCTGGGGACTCTACTTTGGGTTATATCGAGTCTCTAAGGATCTGGTGTACAGCATGTCCTCGTACACAAATCAGGAAAATAAGTTCATGAATGATAGACAGATGAGTTCTACGTTATACCTCTTTTCTGCGGGTGCAAGTGGACTGGCGACTGCAGTTTTGACTAATCCGATGTGGGTTATTAAAACAAGAATTATGTCCACTAATTCCTCCCACGGTTATAGTTCAATATCAAATGCAATTTGTAGAATTTGTAAGGAGGAGGGTATAAAAACTTTTTGGAAAGGTTTGCTTCCATCCTTACTAGGGGTTAGTCAAGGTGCTCTCTATTTCTCGATATATGATACTTTAAAACTAAAATACTTACATGACAAAACTGCAGTTAAAGAAAGGAAATTAACAGCTGGTGAAACTATTGGGATTATATCTTTGTCTAAAATGATTTCTGTCAGCACGGTCTACCCTTTACAGCTATTAAAGACTAATCTACAGGCGTTTAAATCgcaaaataatgaaaacaGTTCTACTAAGGCGTTAATACGATCTATTTGGGCTAGAAATGGACTATCGGGTTTTTACAAAGGACTTATGGCAAACCTGATACGGGCAATTCCATCGACATGCATAACATTTGGCACTTACGAACATTTCAAGCATATTTTataa
- the RPL16A gene encoding 60S ribosomal protein uL13 translates to MSSFEPVVVIDGKGHLLGRLASTVAKQLLNGQKIVVVRAEALNISGEFFRNKLKYHDYLRKATAFNKKRGPFHFRAPSRIFYKAVRGMISHKTARGKAALERLKVFEGVPPPYDKKKRVVVPHALRVLRLKPGRKYTTLGKLSSSVGWKYEDVVAKLEEKRKARSAEYYLKKKAYNAVVAKKSATVGAEVSEKLAALGY, encoded by the exons atgtcttcttttgaacCAGTCGTTGTTATTGATG GTAAGGGCCATTTGTTGGGTCGTTTGGCTTCCACTGTTGCCAAGCAATTGCTTAACGGTCAAAAGATCGTGGTTGTCAGAGCTGAAGCTTTGAACATTTCTGGTGAATTCTTCAGAAACAAGTTAAAGTACCACGACTACTTGAGAAAGGCTACTGctttcaacaagaagagaggTCCATTCCACTTCAGAGCCCCATCTAGAATTTTCTACAAGGCTGTCAGAGGTATGATCTCCCACAAGACTGCTCGTGGTAAGGCTGCTTTGGAAAGATTAAAGGTCTTCGAAGGTGTCCCACCACCATacgacaagaagaagagagttGTCGTTCCACACGCTTTGAGAGTCTTGAGATTGAAGCCAGGCAGAAAGTACACTACCTTGGGTAAGCTATCTTCCTCTGTCGGTTGGAAATACGAAGATGTTGTTGCcaagttggaagaaaagagaaaggcTAGATCTGCTGAATactacttgaagaagaaggcttACAACGCTGTTGTTGCCAAGAAGTCTGCTACTGTCGGTGCTGAAGTTTCCGAAAAGTTGGCTGCTCTAGGTTACTAA
- the CSM2 gene encoding Csm2p, which yields MEIRLGEENICQDFVLYMKEESFKPHLHYISAISSFPISKLTEILPMSENKEAYDRINVLSAVDLQELNACIKQLYQRIIFNTTAKDLNTEQTSKIQNGVEDRHWLYIDGIQTMFQLSQLQDQVQAHAALNNSLLRLRLLHKKCNSVKVMFQLPKTEAPEYVRHLREREEDEAERNRIANGRDRHSNKRFKRDNTGILIGDYLWKYYM from the coding sequence ATGGAGATCAGACTAGGGGAAGAGAATATTTGCCAAGACTTTGTTTTGTACATGAAGGAAGAATCATTCAAGCCTCATCTGCACTATATATCGGCTATCAGCTCTTTTCCGATATCAAAATTAACTGAAATTCTACCGATGTCCGAAAACAAGGAGGCGTACGACCGCATCAATGTACTCTCAGCAGTAGATCTGCAAGAGTTGAATGCATGTATAAAGCAATTATACCAACGTATAATTTTTAACACAACAGCAAAGGACCTAAATACAGAACAAACTTCCAAGATACAGAATGGTGTCGAAGATCGACACTGGCTATATATTGACGGCATTCAAACAATGTTCCAATTGTCACAACTTCAAGATCAAGTTCAAGCTCATGCCGCACTGAACAACTCTCTCCTTCGACTTCGTTTGCTTCATAAGAAATGCAATTCCGTTAAAGTCATGTTTCAATTACCTAAGACTGAAGCACCAGAGTACGTACGACATCTGCGCGAAAGAGAGGAAGACGAGGCAGAACGTAATAGAATAGCTAATGGACGTGATAGGCACAGCAATAAACGTTTTAAGAGAGATAATACAGGTATTTTAATAGGAGATTACCTATGGAAATATTATATGTAA
- the FKH1 gene encoding forkhead family transcription factor FKH1, translated as MMPQSHIQEQQQQRHPDIYYHGNPGGVVMPNGMGPGNGINSSMGVGAVSLQQQQDFVNAVISILEVPKDPTAVATCYANDKNTASEVQAYAKIAGKDWTYYLKDIVITIGRNTSPGDNSVDIDLGPAKVVSRQHATIKFNSNSALWELHVTGRNGAKVNFHRVNSGQNSTPQPLSSGSILDIGGTQMMFILPDQGPYIDPNAVAHLTPKLFMAYYNVTTNPLLRNLFDSNPELVRSLERSANSHHGPISAHGSQTQLLPQSRKSLQQQHHNPHQQQMVQSSMRAFKMYDDPDSAMRSDILSPMGGHMFGSHEDNDGHGMPHNNSSGLSNGQLYGTVANTGFNIASTDVSTDLSRDENRNIKPPHSYATMITQAILSTEEGELSLSDIYKHIATNYSYYRYTKAGWQNSIRHNLSLNKAFEKVPRKPGEPGKGMKWRISEETQRDFLEKWQSGKMGKVRRGSSVTRQLQAHMAHFNSLPIQRENFSFNDQRQSNGKSQSNHNSEFKQKPKLENNGKTISRKSQSPNLQGSDSQSSNSSYTQQDHESSRLSPSHPHPSDLPLPKRQHLNPPQQHGLKQNPQSESQKQNQQQNNLQQSQQFNPPAPSSNHTKSPNNQEVPSNVSSSGSLLHSPNKHFQVSAVEAYTPERGSNLQKSPQPLLNLPSLPQSTDMSHAQSSSEQGIPHLPPKSSPGVMNLLQFSSVNNTPSTNVQRTPVSNVQAAESLDGRDSRSNMLVINDAYQESNSTNGTEKQGILETKRLQNEDDNVANDNENDNENGNENGIMSSPIKVNDQRNTNLVVDDSNDHKVVVKSD; from the coding sequence ATGATGCCCCAGTCTCAtattcaagaacaacagcaacagcgGCACCCTGATATCTACTATCACGGTAATCCTGGCGGTGTTGTTATGCCTAATGGGATGGGCCCTGGAAACGGCATCAACTCCAGCATGGGCGTTGGTGCAGTATCCTTacaacagcagcaggaCTTTGTAAACGCAGTGATCAGTATCTTGGAGGTACCCAAGGATCCTACTGCAGTTGCAACATGCTATGCTAATGATAAGAACACCGCCAGCGAAGTGCAAGCATATGCAAAGATTGCAGGCAAAGATTGGACGTATTATTTGAAGGATATTGTAATCACAATCGGCAGAAACACATCTCCCGGTGATAACTCTGTCGATATAGATTTGGGTCCAGCGAAAGTCGTGTCCAGGCAACATGCCACCATCAAGTTCAACTCAAACTCTGCGTTATGGGAATTGCATGTCACAGGACGTAACGGCGCGAAAGTTAACTTCCACCGCGTAAATTCTGGCCAAAATTCAACACCGCAACCTTTGTCATCTGGATCTATTCTTGATATTGGAGGGACACAGATGATGTTTATCTTGCCTGACCAAGGCCCTTATATTGACCCGAACGCAGTAGCTCATCTAACCCCAAAGCTATTCATGGCATACTACAATGTTACAACAAACCCTTTGCTAAGAAATCTTTTTGATTCGAATCCAGAACTTGTACGCTCCTTGGAGCGGTCTGCGAATAGCCACCATGGCCCAATTAGCGCACATGGTTCGCAAACTCAACTACTACCTCAATCGAGAAAATCattgcaacaacaacaccataACCCACATCAACAGCAGATGGTGCAATCTTCTATGAGAGCGTTCAAGATGTACGATGACCCGGATTCTGCCATGCGCTCGGATATCCTTTCCCCAATGGGTGGCCACATGTTCGGATCGCATGAGGATAACGACGGTCACGGTATGCCTCATAATAACAGCTCCGGTCTCTCTAACGGTCAATTATACGGCACCGTTGCAAACACTGGTTTCAATATCGCTAGCACAGACGTATCAACAGATCTCTCAAGAGACGAGAATAGAAACATAAAACCTCCTCACAGTTACGCAACTATGATAACACAGGCTATTCTATCAACGGAAGAAGGTGAATTGTCTTTGTCTGATATTTACAAACATATTGCAACAAACTACTCATACTACAGATATACCAAGGCAGGCTGGCAGAACTCTATTAGACACAATCTTTCATTAAATAAGGCGTTCGAAAAAGTCCCAAGAAAACCGGGCGAACCTGGTAAGGGGATGAAGTGGAGAATTAGTGAGGAAACTCAACGGGACTTCCTAGAGAAATGGCAATCAGGAAAAATGGGTAAGGTTAGACGCGGATCTAGTGTCACTAGACAATTGCAGGCCCATATGGCTCATTTCAATAGTTTACCGATTCAAAGGGAGAACTTCAGTTTTAATGACCAACGCCAGTCCAATGGAAAATCTCAATCGAACCATAATTCGgaattcaaacaaaagcCTAAATTAGAAAACAACGGCAAAACTATATCTCGGAAATCGCAGTCTCCAAATTTACAAGGTTCGGATTCTCAATCATCAAATTCGTCATATACTCAGCAGGATCATGAGTCTTCTAGACTATCACCAAGTCACCCCCATCCTTCCGACCTCCCTTTACCAAAGAGACAACACTTAAATCCACCCCAACAACACGGACTCAAGCAGAACCCGCAATCAGAAAGccagaaacaaaaccaacagcaaAATAATTTACAGCAGTCTCAACAGTTTAATCCTCCAGCGCCATCTTCTAACCATACGAAATCGCCAAataatcaagaagttcCGTCAAATGTATCTTCTTCAGGATCTTTATTACATTCTCCTAACAAACACTTTCAAGTAAGTGCAGTTGAAGCATACACACCTGAAAGAGGCTCCAATTTACAAAAGTCTCCTCAGCCTTTGCTCAATCTGCCATCACTTCCTCAAAGTACTGATATGAGTCATGCACAATCTAGCTCCGAACAAGGCATTCCACATTTACCCCCCAAATCTAGCCCCGGTGTCATGAACCTTTTACAATTCTCCTCTGTTAATAATACACCTTCTACCAATGTGCAACGTACGCCAGTATCAAATGTCCAGGCTGCTGAGTCACTTGATGGAAGAGACTCTAGGTCTAACATGCTGGTTATCAACGACGCTTACCAGGAATCAAATTCTACTAATGGTACGGAAAAACAAGGTATATTAGAGACAAAGCGTCTACagaatgaagatgataacGTTGCAAATGATAACGAGAATGATAATGAGAACGGGAATGAAAATGGGATAATGAGTAGCCCTATCAAGGTGAATGACCAAAGGAATACGAATCTCGTTGTTGATGATTCCAATGACCACAAAGTAGTAGTTAAGAGCGATTGA
- the ASG1 gene encoding Asg1p — protein MELQSKRRRVTRACDECRKKKVKCDGKQPCIHCTVYNYDCTYNQPTRRAIPGSGPVPAGNDANRKTAGTDNGGSDAGGDTSGPSHSKRTGGNDHYSNSSYGGTAPQNHSHQKKYSTSKNKQLQNKVSKYHELLKEMIPDIPDIDAIDIPTFTQLFHNTTKDVNFNEMVQEYKLIAPTEVAPIVTRDNHDSSSVTGSLNSGGQQQNHHQREPIENVDGSIQSHEGKEIKIILPPKPIAIQFIKSTWENCCVLFRFYHRPSFIKQLDLLYETDPENYTHEQMQFLPLCYAVMAVGALFTKTVNQLYSDEQSPNNNDASTKFLHDEGYKYFIAARKLIDITNARDLNSIQTILLLFIFLQCSARLSTSYSYIGVAMRSALREGLHRKLELDPSKKKLNFIEIEMRKRLFYTIYKMDIYINTMLGLPRTISPRDFDQELPLELSDDYITEDAVYPEEQGDVLSSSGIANQHTKIIMILDQIMAELYPIKKTNNLISHQMVTNLELKLRQWLDQLPPELIPGLKDVPERYLRANRLLHLSFLQVQIILYRPFIHYLSPSAPQSDPLSIQRANNCISVARTVVKLAKEMMDVKILPGSYWFSIYTIFFSVAALIYYVRELTPTTTQDIEKYDRIMEDVKTGKQVLSQLKETSMAAARTYKLLTALFNSFNAKTKQSAEMQKKFQQDQQKNSVNAQDQNDMDSSFFELPVYPSSDNAVISPDRFIDGVDKQISTPPFPMNSFPLEPNTSISGVNTLNTTQTANLFSSTNFNDPLEPNDNNMDRYFPVENTNNSQQQQQQQQQQQQQQEQQQQNPQFVSATSLSQIPDSAVDGTYVPGMFDQLDVQLFGRYLPPYMSGISGGDAKTKDGTNENIKRETN, from the coding sequence ATGGAGCTTCAAAgtaagagaagaagagtgaCACGAGCTTGTGACGAGTgtcgaaaaaaaaaggtcaAATGTGATGGGAAACAACCGTGTATTCATTGTACTGTTTACAACTACGACTGTACATATAATCAACCCACGCGAAGAGCTATTCCAGGTTCTGGTCCAGTTCCTGCAGGTAACGATGCTAATAGAAAAACAGCTGGAACGGATAATGGTGGTTCGGATGCAGGAGGAGATACCTCAGGTCCATCACACTCCAAGAGAACTGGTGGTAACGACCATtattctaattcttcttaCGGTGGAACAGCTCCACAGAACCATTCTCACCAAAAGAAATACTCCACTAGTAAGAATAAGCAATTACAAAACAAGGTCTCAAAGTACCACGAActtttgaaagagatgatCCCCGATATTCCAGATATCGATGCTATTGATATCCCAACTTTCACGCAGCTCTTTCACAACACAACTAAAGACGtcaatttcaatgaaatGGTGCAAGAATATAAACTTATAGCACCAACAGAAGTCGCACCAATAGTCACAAGAGATAACCAcgattcttcttctgtgaCGGGTTCTCTCAACTCCGGTGGACAACAAcagaatcatcatcaacgtGAGCCTATAGAGAATGTTGATGGTTCAATTCAATCTCACGAGGGTAAAGAAATCAAGATTATACTACCTCCAAAACCTATTGCAATACAATTCATAAAATCAACCTGGGAAAATTGTTGCGTCTTGTTCAGGTTTTACCATAGACCTTCTTTCATCAAACAATTGGATCTACTTTATGAAACCGACCCAGAAAATTATACACATGAACAAATGCAATTCTTACCCTTGTGTTACGCGGTTATGGCCGTGGGTGCTCTTTTCACCAAAACCGTAAACCAGCTCTACAGTGATGAACAATCTcctaataataatgatgcATCAACAAAGTTCCTACATGACGAAGGTtataaatatttcattGCTGCTAGAAAATTGATAGATATTACCAACGCAAGGGACCTCAATTCAATTCAGACAATTCTATtacttttcatttttttacAGTGTTCGGCCCGCTTATCAACTAGTTACTCTTACATTGGAGTTGCGATGAGAAGCGCTCTAAGGGAAGGTCTTCACAGAAAATTAGAACTTGACCCctccaaaaagaagttgaacttcattgaaattgaaatgaGGAAAAGGCTATTTTATACGATTTACAAAATGGATATCTACATCAACACTATGTTAGGTCTTCCTCGAACAATCTCACCAAGGGATTTCGACCAAGAATTGCCATTGGAACTCAGTGACGACTATATTACGGAAGATGCCGTATATCCTGAGGAGCAGGGCGatgttctttcttcttctggaattgCAAATCAACATacgaaaataataatgatcCTAGATCAAATAATGGCAGAGCTTTATCCCATCAAAAAAACTAATAATCTCATATCCCATCAAATGGTGACAAATTTGGAACTAAAGCTAAGACAATGGCTAGACCAACTCCCACCTGAGTTGATACCAGGATTAAAAGATGTTCCCGAAAGATATCTACGTGCGAATCGTTTGCTTCATTTATCATTTTTACAAGTGCAAATTATTCTCTACCGACCTTTCATTCACTATCTCTCACCCTCGGCACCTCAGTCAGATCCACTGTCGATTCAAAGGGCTAATAATTGTATCTCTGTTGCTAGAACCGTGGTGAAACTAGCGAAGGAAATGATGGATGTCAAAATTTTGCCAGGATCATATTGGTTTAGTATATACACTATCTTTTTCTCCGTCGCTGCCCTAATCTATTATGTACGCGAATTGACCCCAACCACCACACAAGATATAGAAAAGTATGACCGGATAATGGAAGATGTTAAAACAGGTAAACAAGTTTTATCACAACTCAAAGAAACCAGTATGGCTGCTGCTCGTACCTATAAATTATTGACAGCCTTGTTTAACTCTTTCAATGCGAAAACTAAGCAATCGGCGGAAATGCAAAAGAAATTTCAACAGgatcaacaaaaaaactcCGTTAACGCTCAAGACCAAAATGATATGGATTCCAGTTTCTTTGAATTACCAGTGTATCCATCATCTGATAATGCGGTGATTTCTCCAGACCGATTTATAGATGGTGTCGATAAACAAATATCCACACCTCCCTTTCCTATGAACTCTTTCCCGTTAGAACCTAACACGAGTATATCGGGTGTTAATACACTTAATACCACACAAACAGCTAATCTATTTTCCAGCACAAATTTCAACGATCCATTAGAACcaaatgataataatatggATAGATATTTCCCTGTTGAGAATACAAATAACAgtcagcaacaacaacaacaacaacaacaacaacaacaacaacaagaacaacaacaacaaaatccACAATTTGTTTCTGCAACTTCTTTAAGTCAGATACCTGATTCAGCTGTTGATGGAACGTACGTTCCAGGTATGTTTGATCAGTTAGACGTTCAATTATTCGGACGATATCTCCCACCTTACATGTCTGGTATATCAGGTGGTGATGCAAAGACGAAGGATGGAACcaatgaaaatattaagAGGGAAACTAATTGA